GCATATCTGTTCACCGGCCTTCGCGGCAGGGCCCGTTGGTGACCGTCTTCCTGCGCATCGGCTCCGACCTGCACACAACTCCTTTGAAGCAGCCCGCTTCTTTCCGATAAGGCGTCAATTGCGAGGGGGGCGGCGATCACCCTTTCGTGTGCTTTTCACCAAAGACCTCAAGGGGCGCAGGAGCCACGCCGACAAAGGATGCGTGACTACCCTTGCGCACTCCATGATGACCGCCGCCCGTTCTGCCGAGTCCGGACTGGCGGGTCCGGGCGAACTCGACCGTTACCCCTACGCGGAGGCGCCCGGCGCCGACCGTGTCGGTCCCCCCTCCTGGGGCGGGGCCGATGCGGAGCTCGGCCGGGTCGGCCGACGCGCCGCAGGCAGCCGCGGCCGCGGGCTGCACGGCCAACTCGTCCAGCAGCTCGGACAGATGATCGTCTCCGGCGATCTCGGCGCCGACCGCCCGCTCGTCCCCGAGGAGATCGGCCAGCGATTCGAGGTCTCCCGCACGGTCGTACGCGAATCACTGCGTGTGCTCGAGGCCAAGGGCCTGGTCAGCGCGCGCCCCAATGTCGGCACCCGGGTCCGCCCGGTCAGTGACTGGAACCTGCTGGACCCCGACATCATCGAATGGCGCGCCTTCGGCCCGCAGCGCGACGACCAGCGCCGTGAGCTGGCCGAGCTGCG
The sequence above is drawn from the Streptomyces sp. NBC_01465 genome and encodes:
- a CDS encoding FadR/GntR family transcriptional regulator, with the translated sequence MTTLAHSMMTAARSAESGLAGPGELDRYPYAEAPGADRVGPPSWGGADAELGRVGRRAAGSRGRGLHGQLVQQLGQMIVSGDLGADRPLVPEEIGQRFEVSRTVVRESLRVLEAKGLVSARPNVGTRVRPVSDWNLLDPDIIEWRAFGPQRDDQRRELAELRWTIEPLAARLAAGHGREDVSQRLADMVEIMGHALAQGDSITFSRADAEFHSLLIQLASNRMLEHLSGIVSAALQVSGGPITGCDRPTEISLSHHARIADAVAAADPQGAESAMRQLLTVHPEVERVVPAPREH